In Vigna angularis cultivar LongXiaoDou No.4 chromosome 8, ASM1680809v1, whole genome shotgun sequence, one DNA window encodes the following:
- the LOC108344304 gene encoding uncharacterized protein LOC108344304, which translates to MVAAGARFLSSFRESATGSVKYLLDAGPGLLGKYPTESLFRKQYAANRKPAVTAAELVHTKQEKDETLKAFMQRYIEMARRVKDITPAFIISNLSSCLRPGQFVEQLYADPPASMEELQSTIAKFIRIEDHRNSRKKQHQDISSQEARKLVKRSTNDYKPDRPPRKEAGWMSKYDRYTTLNAPRARVLEEALHAELLTVRRKATPKNADSNKTCRFHMNQGHDTEECNMVKDELERLIRAGYLQNYIKDRVSTRAATPRRGDPSRRSPQRSHPRDDRPRRRSRSPPRRTERERSVRGRIDTISGGFAGGCVSFSKEATFETIEVGSHGRT; encoded by the exons ATGGTGGCTGCTGGAGCACGCTTTCTCTCCTCTTTTCGTGAATCAGCTACTGGAAGCGTGAAGTACTTGCTGGATGCTGGACCAGGGCTGCTGG GTAAATATCCAACAGAATCCTTATTCCGCAAGCAGTATGCGGCCAACAGAAAACCGGCGGTGACTGCTGCGGAGCTTGTCCATACCAAGCAGGAGAAGGATGAGACCCTGAAAGCTTTTATGCAACGGTATATTGAGATGGCCCGGCGCGTAAAGGATATCACTCCCGCTTTCATTATCAGCAATTTATCGTCCTGCTTAAGGCCGGGGCAGTTTGTGGAACAGTTGTATGCTGATCCTCCCGCCTCCATGGAAGAATTGCAATCCACTATTGCAAAATTCATCCGCATCGAAGACCACCGTAACTCCCGAAAGAAACAGCACCAGGATATCTCCAGCCAGGAGGCAAGGAAACTAGTGAAGCGATCCACTAACGACTACAAACCGGACCGACCACCTCGGAAGGAGGCGGGGTGGATGTCTAAGTACGATCGTTACACGACTCTCAATGCACCACGGGCGAGGGTGCTTGAAGAGGCCTTGCACGCCGAACTCTTGACCGTGCGACGAAAGGCCACCCCGAAAAACGCAGACAGTAACAAAACCTGCCGGTTCCATATGAACCAGGGACACGACACAGAAGAGTGCAACATGGTGAAAGACGAACTAGAGAGACTCATCCGGGCAGGTTATCTTCAGAATTACATTAAGGATAGAGTCTCCACTAGAGCTGCCACCCCTCGCCGAGGAGATCCTTCTAGGCGAAGCCCCCAACGATCACACCCTAGAGATGATCGACCCCGAAGACGATCACGTAGTCCGCCTCGACGGACAGAGAGAGAGCGCTCAGTCCGAGGCCGCATTGACACCATATCTGGCGGTTTCGCCGGGGGGTGTGTCAGCTTCAGCAAGGAAGCGACATTTGAGACAATTGAAGTCGGTTCACATGGTCGAACGTAA